One genomic segment of Cellulophaga sp. HaHaR_3_176 includes these proteins:
- a CDS encoding outer membrane protein assembly factor gives MPIFIMLLMLSIGKLYAQNNTVVEIEIVGLKKIRKSFIKKIIVSKVNVKLDSVIIEKDITRLKRLPSISNTTYTLVPLKKNTYKLVFKVEENFTLIPFANLFSSSNDEFAFRIGLQEFNLLGQDITLGGFYQYDNFSSYGVNFEAPYLFSNKLGLAINYNDLTTEEPVFIDQETANYKYNNHGIEILGLYEINFNNRLAFGYSFFNEDYQYISGVTKDNVPQQLKVNKHLYKFLYNYDNVHYQHQYLSGFKSALNFQYVGSKDENLQPFFIGFNDFSYFKRIGKKGNWANRLRLGLSSNPKTPFAPFTLDNNLNIRGVGNSIDRGTGAIVLNTEYRYTLIDRNWFVLQSNAFIDAGSWRDPGGGFDDFTRSNNIRVYPGLGLRFIHKKIFNAIFRLDYGYGITPNETNGIVFGIGQYF, from the coding sequence GTGCCCATTTTTATTATGTTACTGATGCTATCAATTGGTAAATTGTATGCGCAAAATAATACCGTTGTTGAAATAGAAATAGTCGGCTTAAAAAAAATTAGAAAATCATTTATTAAAAAAATAATTGTATCTAAAGTTAATGTTAAATTAGATTCAGTTATAATTGAAAAAGATATTACGCGATTAAAGCGACTTCCATCAATATCAAACACAACATATACTTTAGTTCCTTTAAAAAAAAATACCTATAAGTTAGTTTTTAAAGTTGAAGAAAATTTTACTTTAATACCTTTTGCGAATCTCTTTAGTTCATCTAATGATGAGTTTGCTTTTAGAATAGGCTTACAAGAATTTAATTTACTGGGACAAGATATTACTTTAGGTGGCTTTTATCAATATGATAACTTTAGTTCCTATGGGGTAAACTTTGAAGCACCTTATTTATTTTCGAATAAATTAGGGTTAGCAATAAATTATAATGATTTAACTACTGAAGAACCTGTTTTTATTGATCAAGAAACGGCAAACTATAAATATAATAACCACGGTATTGAAATTTTGGGCCTTTACGAGATAAATTTTAATAATAGATTAGCTTTCGGTTATAGCTTTTTTAATGAAGATTACCAATATATATCTGGAGTAACAAAAGATAATGTTCCACAACAATTGAAGGTAAATAAACATTTGTATAAATTTTTATATAATTACGATAATGTACATTATCAACATCAATATTTATCAGGGTTTAAAAGTGCTTTAAATTTTCAGTATGTAGGTAGTAAAGATGAAAATTTACAGCCATTCTTTATCGGATTTAATGATTTTAGCTATTTTAAAAGAATAGGAAAGAAAGGGAATTGGGCAAATAGATTGCGTTTAGGCTTATCTAGCAACCCAAAAACACCATTTGCGCCATTTACTTTAGATAATAATTTAAATATTAGAGGTGTAGGTAATAGTATTGATAGGGGTACAGGGGCGATAGTTTTAAACACTGAATATAGATATACTTTAATTGATAGAAATTGGTTTGTGCTACAGAGTAACGCTTTTATAGATGCAGGTTCTTGGAGGGATCCAGGAGGAGGTTTTGATGATTTTACAAGATCAAATAATATTAGAGTTTATCCAGGCTTAGGTTTACGTTTCATTCATAAAAAAATTTTCAATGCTATTTTTAGGCTAGATTATGGATATGGTATAACACCTAATGAAACTAACGGAATTGTATTTGGAATTGGACAGTATTTTTAA
- a CDS encoding glycoside hydrolase TIM-barrel-like domain-containing protein gives MKKIGFFFLCLLQLSCTSQNKKKINGVSFVSSRIEVVQDHVNSVVNLNSNHAAVMPFGFINDINSPEVKFNTERQWYGETKKGVSQYIDMLNKNGIEIMLKPQIWIRGGEFTGALEMKTEEEWQVLESTYKKFIITYAELAAETNVEIFCVGTELEKFVENRPTYWKQLIKEIKEIYKGKLTYASNWDEYTKTTFWEDLDYIGIDAYFPLSEEQSPSVESLRKSWQQWKVGIEKIAIAKKRPILFTEYGYRSMDYTAKKPWLVDRNEENVNLEAQVNATKAIIQEFWSEDWFAGGYVWKWFIDHKQSGGNNDNRFTPQNKPAEQTLKELYKIYN, from the coding sequence ATGAAAAAAATAGGGTTTTTCTTTTTGTGCCTACTACAACTTTCTTGTACCAGTCAAAATAAAAAAAAAATAAACGGAGTTAGTTTTGTGTCTTCTCGAATTGAAGTTGTGCAAGATCACGTAAATAGTGTTGTAAATTTAAATTCAAACCATGCTGCAGTAATGCCTTTTGGTTTTATAAATGATATTAATTCTCCTGAAGTTAAGTTTAATACCGAAAGACAATGGTATGGAGAAACCAAAAAAGGAGTAAGTCAATATATTGATATGCTTAACAAAAATGGCATTGAAATAATGTTAAAGCCTCAAATATGGATTAGAGGAGGTGAGTTTACTGGAGCTCTTGAAATGAAAACAGAAGAAGAGTGGCAGGTTTTAGAAAGCACTTATAAAAAATTTATAATTACTTACGCAGAACTTGCAGCAGAAACTAATGTTGAAATTTTTTGTGTAGGTACTGAATTAGAAAAATTTGTAGAAAATAGGCCAACGTATTGGAAGCAATTAATTAAAGAGATTAAAGAAATTTATAAAGGTAAATTAACCTACGCTTCTAATTGGGATGAGTACACTAAAACAACTTTCTGGGAGGATTTAGATTATATAGGGATTGATGCTTATTTTCCACTTTCAGAAGAACAATCACCATCTGTAGAGTCGCTAAGAAAAAGTTGGCAACAATGGAAGGTAGGAATAGAGAAAATAGCGATAGCTAAAAAAAGGCCAATTTTATTTACTGAATATGGGTATCGCAGTATGGATTATACTGCTAAAAAACCTTGGTTGGTAGACCGTAATGAAGAAAATGTGAATTTAGAAGCGCAAGTGAATGCTACTAAAGCGATTATTCAAGAGTTTTGGTCTGAAGATTGGTTTGCAGGAGGCTATGTTTGGAAATGGTTTATAGACCATAAGCAATCTGGCGGTAATAACGATAATAGATTTACACCTCAAAATAAACCAGCAGAACAAACACTTAAGGAGTTATATAAAATATATAATTAA
- a CDS encoding transporter — MKNKNFIAIVLLMLTITLGFSQDDEEKSNIQQYTPSKLIGKGQIDLKWFNNLYTETKSTFVEGDIPRQTFFTSTLEAYTGVGSNKRWNLGVILEFKSNVINGRDALDVFKFDGENSSARSGLTSIAPSVKFVPFTSVSNFSIQSSFFIPLVDNESENGVFLDQKGYTWQNRFFYDYTFPGDKWQLFSELNSELHFGDKNESFANNSLGLTPGVFLSYFPSSKFTVLGLAQHSQRIDLGNDFAQDYTAVGGGAKYQLTKALNLELLYTNFIRGNNTGLGETFNLGLRGIF, encoded by the coding sequence ATGAAAAACAAAAACTTTATAGCAATAGTATTATTAATGTTAACGATTACTCTTGGCTTTTCTCAAGATGATGAAGAAAAAAGTAATATTCAACAATACACTCCTTCTAAGTTAATAGGTAAAGGTCAAATAGATTTAAAGTGGTTCAACAATTTATACACTGAAACTAAAAGTACTTTTGTAGAAGGAGATATACCTAGACAAACATTTTTCACCTCTACGTTAGAAGCTTACACGGGAGTGGGAAGTAATAAAAGGTGGAATTTAGGTGTGATTTTAGAGTTTAAATCTAATGTTATCAATGGTAGGGATGCATTAGATGTATTTAAATTTGATGGAGAAAATTCTTCAGCTCGTTCGGGTCTAACATCAATTGCTCCTTCAGTAAAATTTGTGCCTTTTACATCGGTTAGTAATTTTAGTATTCAAAGTTCTTTTTTCATTCCTTTAGTTGATAATGAATCTGAAAACGGAGTTTTTTTAGATCAAAAAGGGTATACATGGCAAAATCGATTTTTTTATGATTACACTTTTCCGGGTGATAAATGGCAATTGTTTTCTGAGTTAAATTCTGAGCTTCATTTTGGTGATAAAAATGAAAGTTTTGCCAATAATAGTTTGGGCTTGACGCCGGGTGTGTTTTTAAGCTATTTTCCTTCATCTAAATTTACAGTTTTAGGATTAGCACAGCACTCACAACGAATTGATTTGGGTAACGATTTTGCACAAGATTATACTGCAGTTGGTGGTGGTGCAAAATATCAATTAACGAAAGCTTTAAATTTAGAGTTGTTATATACCAACTTTATTAGGGGAAATAACACAGGTTTAGGAGAAACTTTTAATTTAGGTTTACGCGGTATCTTTTAA
- a CDS encoding DUF547 domain-containing protein, translated as MKKTINIMLILISFNFIYSQSSDDFLSKSDKFLKEYVSNGKVSYSRIKKNDTSLKELMDLASGISVSKANALEYQSFWINAYNIAVISGVVSNYPIKSPLDVPGFFDKVKYNVGGKNITLNDIENKMLRAVFPNEARFHFVLVCAGLGCPPIINEAYLPSKLKSQLAQQTKKALDNPNFIVVEKGKVKVSQIFEWYKVDFEKNGKTTADFINKYKTQKLPEGSKINYYPYDWTLNEAK; from the coding sequence ATGAAAAAGACTATTAATATAATGTTAATTTTAATAAGTTTTAATTTTATTTACTCACAAAGTTCAGATGACTTCCTTAGTAAGTCAGATAAATTTTTAAAAGAGTATGTTAGTAATGGGAAGGTTTCTTATTCAAGAATTAAAAAAAATGATACTAGTTTAAAGGAGTTAATGGATTTAGCTTCAGGTATTTCAGTATCAAAAGCAAATGCCTTAGAGTATCAGTCATTTTGGATAAATGCATATAATATTGCAGTTATTAGTGGTGTTGTTTCTAATTATCCTATAAAATCACCTTTAGATGTGCCTGGTTTTTTTGATAAAGTAAAATATAATGTTGGAGGAAAAAATATTACATTAAATGATATTGAAAATAAAATGTTAAGGGCTGTTTTTCCTAACGAAGCTCGTTTTCATTTTGTTTTAGTCTGTGCTGGGTTGGGGTGTCCTCCTATAATTAATGAAGCTTATTTACCATCTAAATTAAAAAGTCAATTGGCACAGCAAACAAAAAAAGCATTAGATAACCCCAATTTTATTGTAGTAGAAAAGGGTAAAGTAAAAGTTTCGCAAATATTTGAATGGTATAAGGTTGATTTTGAAAAAAATGGAAAGACAACCGCAGATTTTATAAACAAATACAAAACACAAAAGTTGCCAGAGGGTTCTAAGATTAATTATTACCCGTACGATTGGACTTTAAATGAAGCTAAATAA
- a CDS encoding NAD(P)/FAD-dependent oxidoreductase, with protein sequence MENIVIIGNGIAGVTAARHIRKLSDKKITIISAESEYFFSRTALMYVYMGHMKFEHTQPYESWFWKKNRIDLLNAFVEKVDHENKSLQLKGGTTISYDKLILATGSKPNKFGWPGQDLKGVQGLYSKQDLEKLEENAPDNKTCNRAVIVGGGLIGIEMAEMLRSRKIPVTFLVREDSFWNGVLPKGESQLINEHILEHHIDLRLNTNLEEIISDENGRAKAIRTDKGDIIDCNVVGLTAGVAPNIDFLKDSGIELGRGVKVNRLLETNIKDIYAIGDCAEQHEGIGSRRPIEAVWYTGRMMGETLAQTICNKPTEYKPGHWFNSAKFLDVEYQTYGWVFSERSKKDDEAHFHWRDSSEKICITIAYHKESKQFLGINTFGIRMRHEIFDRWLTESKDVYYVMEYLKDANFDPEFFKKYEDKIVSKFNTEFETNINTKKKSWKRIFSKA encoded by the coding sequence ATGGAAAACATTGTCATTATTGGAAATGGAATAGCGGGTGTAACAGCCGCTAGACATATTCGAAAATTATCCGATAAAAAGATTACGATTATATCTGCCGAAAGCGAATATTTTTTCTCGAGAACAGCTTTAATGTATGTATACATGGGGCACATGAAATTTGAACACACACAGCCTTACGAAAGTTGGTTTTGGAAAAAAAATAGAATTGATTTACTTAACGCTTTTGTAGAAAAAGTAGATCACGAAAATAAAAGCCTACAGTTAAAAGGTGGTACCACTATATCTTATGATAAATTGATTCTAGCAACAGGGTCTAAACCTAATAAGTTTGGTTGGCCAGGGCAAGATTTAAAAGGTGTACAAGGGTTATATTCTAAACAAGATCTTGAAAAACTTGAAGAAAATGCACCAGATAATAAAACATGTAATAGAGCTGTAATTGTTGGTGGTGGACTTATTGGTATTGAAATGGCTGAAATGTTAAGAAGCCGAAAAATACCTGTTACATTTTTAGTAAGAGAAGATAGTTTTTGGAACGGCGTACTTCCAAAAGGAGAATCGCAGTTAATAAATGAACATATTTTAGAACATCATATAGATTTACGTTTGAATACTAATTTAGAAGAAATTATTTCTGATGAAAATGGTCGTGCTAAAGCTATAAGAACAGATAAAGGCGATATTATTGATTGTAACGTCGTAGGATTAACTGCTGGCGTTGCACCAAATATAGATTTTCTTAAAGATTCTGGCATTGAATTAGGTAGAGGTGTAAAAGTAAATAGACTTTTAGAAACTAATATAAAAGATATATATGCTATTGGTGATTGTGCTGAACAACACGAAGGCATTGGAAGTAGAAGACCTATTGAAGCTGTATGGTATACAGGCCGAATGATGGGGGAAACTCTTGCTCAAACCATTTGCAACAAACCTACAGAGTATAAACCAGGACATTGGTTTAATTCTGCCAAATTTTTAGATGTTGAATACCAGACTTATGGTTGGGTTTTTAGTGAAAGAAGTAAAAAAGATGATGAAGCCCATTTTCATTGGAGAGATTCATCTGAAAAAATATGTATTACAATTGCATACCATAAAGAGAGCAAACAATTTTTAGGCATTAACACTTTTGGTATACGGATGAGACATGAAATATTTGATCGTTGGTTAACAGAATCCAAAGATGTATACTATGTAATGGAATATCTAAAAGATGCCAATTTTGACCCTGAATTCTTCAAAAAATATGAAGACAAAATAGTATCAAAATTTAATACAGAATTTGAAACAAACATCAACACTAAAAAGAAAAGCTGGAAAAGAATTTTTAGCAAAGCCTAA
- a CDS encoding 4Fe-4S dicluster domain-containing protein — translation MKTIQNIGLVIFLLGLATFTALPLLGTFKVDQTSFDQIISDKKIKSEVFIQNIEKNVVGKEFNGMQQLSPKVSNALKIANETHVKNKEYDKKIYTSSSDMAALIGKKSGTGYIANHKGIMWFLSFGLGIIGALLFILPNVILLGKKGIKNDGVYHDSATSRGWIAWMVFIFLVSFYLVLYFASEYAVNWTFVVDPISESLSGNPAGHWFVYGFMYCVVMSVMAVRMYIKYRHNVYQMVRTTSVLFFQIVFAFLIPEIMVRLQMPYYDFKNAFPLDYDFFFQWNLKDLLNSGGIGLFILVWGIVLTLVVVPVMVYFFGKRWYCSWVCGCGGLAETLGDPYRQHSSKSLFSWKVERWLIHGVLVFAVGMTILTLYSFFAETSTVLGIKTSSIQNLYSLLIGSIFAGVIGTGFYPIFGNRVWCRFGCPLAAYLGFVQRFKSRFRITTNGGQCISCGNCSTYCEQGIDVRAYAQKGENIVRSSCVGCGVCSAVCPRGVLKLENGPEEGRINPTEVLLGNDVDLMDLVNKK, via the coding sequence ATGAAAACAATTCAAAATATTGGCCTTGTGATTTTTTTACTAGGCTTAGCAACATTTACCGCTTTACCTCTACTTGGTACTTTTAAAGTAGACCAAACTTCATTCGATCAAATCATTTCAGATAAAAAAATCAAAAGCGAAGTTTTTATCCAAAACATTGAAAAAAATGTTGTCGGGAAAGAATTTAACGGCATGCAGCAATTGTCGCCCAAAGTTAGTAATGCATTAAAAATTGCTAATGAAACCCATGTAAAAAACAAAGAGTACGATAAAAAAATATACACTAGCTCTAGTGATATGGCGGCCCTTATTGGCAAAAAATCAGGCACTGGCTATATCGCTAATCATAAAGGTATAATGTGGTTTTTATCTTTTGGATTAGGAATTATAGGTGCTTTACTATTTATATTGCCTAATGTAATTTTATTAGGTAAAAAAGGAATTAAAAATGACGGTGTTTATCATGATAGTGCAACTAGCAGAGGCTGGATCGCATGGATGGTTTTCATCTTCTTAGTTTCTTTTTATTTAGTTCTTTATTTTGCTTCAGAATACGCAGTAAACTGGACCTTCGTAGTAGATCCTATAAGTGAAAGTTTAAGCGGAAACCCAGCTGGCCATTGGTTTGTATATGGGTTTATGTATTGCGTAGTTATGTCGGTTATGGCCGTACGGATGTATATAAAATATCGCCATAACGTTTACCAAATGGTACGTACAACATCTGTACTGTTTTTTCAAATTGTATTTGCATTTCTTATACCTGAAATAATGGTGCGTTTACAAATGCCTTATTATGATTTTAAAAATGCTTTTCCTTTAGATTATGATTTCTTTTTTCAATGGAACTTAAAAGACCTATTAAATAGTGGAGGAATTGGGCTTTTTATATTAGTTTGGGGTATTGTATTAACATTGGTTGTTGTACCTGTAATGGTTTACTTTTTTGGTAAAAGATGGTACTGCTCATGGGTATGTGGATGTGGTGGATTAGCTGAAACTTTAGGTGACCCCTACAGACAACATTCTAGTAAATCACTTTTTTCATGGAAAGTAGAACGTTGGTTAATACATGGTGTATTAGTTTTTGCCGTGGGTATGACAATATTAACACTTTATAGCTTTTTTGCTGAAACTAGTACCGTTTTAGGTATAAAAACTTCAAGCATTCAAAATTTATACAGTTTATTAATTGGTTCTATTTTTGCTGGAGTTATAGGTACTGGGTTTTATCCAATATTTGGTAATAGAGTTTGGTGTAGATTTGGCTGTCCGCTTGCAGCTTATTTAGGTTTTGTTCAACGTTTTAAATCTCGTTTTAGAATTACAACTAATGGTGGTCAGTGTATCTCTTGTGGTAACTGTTCAACATATTGCGAACAAGGTATAGATGTTAGAGCCTATGCTCAAAAAGGAGAAAACATTGTTCGATCTAGTTGTGTAGGTTGTGGTGTATGTTCTGCTGTTTGCCCTAGAGGAGTTTTAAAATTAGAAAATGGACCAGAAGAAGGTCGTATAAATCCTACTGAAGTTTTACTTGGTAATGACGTAGATTTAATGGATTTAGTAAACAAGAAATAA
- a CDS encoding toxin-antitoxin system YwqK family antitoxin, with protein sequence MYLKAFFYVCVFALFCTNATAKTYSKKYYETGKLKSEGWVDNGKKSGYWKFYYMNGRISEEGHYDENKKIKYWHYYNEYGKLKQQGSYIDGQKSKWWLFFDTNGQINHKCQLSEGVKNGYCLKYINEKLSSAEKYENGKKINEWFSFSSFKSDNKLSDLK encoded by the coding sequence ATGTATTTAAAAGCTTTTTTTTATGTTTGTGTCTTTGCTTTATTTTGCACTAATGCAACTGCAAAAACATATTCCAAGAAATATTACGAAACTGGAAAACTAAAATCTGAAGGTTGGGTTGATAATGGAAAAAAAAGTGGTTATTGGAAATTCTACTATATGAATGGTAGAATTTCAGAAGAGGGACATTATGATGAAAATAAAAAAATAAAATATTGGCACTACTATAATGAATACGGTAAATTAAAACAACAAGGAAGTTATATAGACGGTCAAAAATCTAAATGGTGGTTGTTTTTTGATACTAATGGTCAAATTAATCACAAGTGTCAATTAAGTGAAGGAGTTAAAAATGGTTACTGTTTAAAGTACATTAATGAAAAACTTTCTTCTGCTGAAAAATATGAAAATGGAAAAAAAATTAATGAATGGTTTAGCTTCTCAAGTTTTAAAAGCGACAACAAACTTTCTGATTTAAAATAA
- a CDS encoding glycosyltransferase family 2 protein — protein MTHIKVIIPAFNEADSIAHVIQEIPDIVSEIIVVNNNSTDDTASNAKKAGATVLTEKKKGYGYACLLGMEHIRKQSKKPDIVVFIDGDYSDYPKELTKIIAPILNDNIDMVIGARDENLREEGSMTPQQIFGNWLATFLMKLFFSAKFTDLGPFRAMKYDKLLELNMQDKTYGWTVEMQLKVLKKKFTYTEVPVRYKKRIGISKVSGTVKGSIFAGVKILSWIFKYSLK, from the coding sequence ATGACCCATATTAAAGTTATTATTCCCGCATTTAACGAGGCTGATTCCATAGCTCATGTTATTCAAGAAATTCCAGACATTGTTTCTGAAATAATTGTAGTCAACAACAACTCTACAGACGATACGGCTAGCAATGCCAAAAAAGCAGGTGCTACAGTACTTACAGAGAAAAAAAAAGGTTACGGATACGCTTGTTTACTTGGTATGGAGCATATCCGTAAACAATCTAAAAAACCAGATATAGTTGTTTTTATAGATGGTGATTATTCTGATTACCCAAAAGAGCTCACAAAAATTATTGCACCAATACTCAATGACAACATAGATATGGTTATTGGAGCCAGGGATGAGAATTTAAGAGAAGAAGGCTCGATGACTCCTCAACAAATTTTTGGAAATTGGCTTGCTACTTTTTTAATGAAATTATTCTTCAGTGCAAAGTTTACCGATTTAGGTCCATTTAGGGCTATGAAATACGATAAACTACTCGAACTGAACATGCAAGACAAAACTTATGGATGGACCGTTGAGATGCAATTGAAAGTTTTGAAAAAGAAATTTACATATACCGAAGTACCAGTACGTTATAAAAAAAGAATTGGCATATCAAAAGTGTCAGGTACAGTAAAAGGTAGTATATTTGCAGGCGTAAAAATCTTAAGTTGGATTTTTAAATATAGTTTAAAATAA
- a CDS encoding cellulose synthase family protein, with amino-acid sequence MTLTVSYIIIVIYSISLLLIFFYSLAQLNLLINYLGNKRQNQTAAKFNLLDAKEIPYITIQLPVYNEEYVMDRLLENIAKLEYPSNKLEIQVLDDSTDDTVIETAKHVKKLQETGLDIVHITRTNRSGFKAGALKEGLEIAKGDFIAIFDADFLPSADWLKKTVIYFKDEEIGVVQTRWGHINRDYSTLTRIQAFALDAHFTLEQVGRNAKGHFINFNGTAGIWRKECILDAGNWEGDTLTEDLDLSYRAQLKNWKFKYLEDVETPAELPVVISAARSQQFRWNKGGAENFRKSVTSVVSAKHIPFKTKFHGVMHLLNSSMFLCVFIVAVLSIPMLYIKNSYGHLGWIFEVTSFFIVSTVILFVCYWFTYKSIQGSGFENFIDYIKIFFTFFSVALGFSLHNSIAVLEGHMGKRSEFVRTPKFNLDNIKNSWKGNKYLAKKLSPNMILEAALMVYFLFGMYSAIPLNDFGLFPFHFMLFLGFGFVFFKSLTARA; translated from the coding sequence ATGACTCTAACAGTTTCCTACATCATTATTGTAATTTACAGTATTTCATTATTGTTAATCTTCTTTTATAGCCTTGCTCAATTAAATCTATTGATCAACTATTTAGGTAATAAAAGACAAAATCAAACTGCAGCTAAATTCAATCTTTTAGATGCAAAAGAAATACCTTATATTACTATTCAACTTCCTGTTTATAATGAGGAATATGTAATGGATCGCTTATTAGAAAACATTGCAAAATTAGAATACCCTTCTAACAAATTAGAAATTCAAGTTTTAGATGACTCTACTGACGATACTGTTATAGAAACAGCTAAACATGTAAAAAAACTTCAAGAAACTGGTTTAGATATTGTACATATTACACGTACAAATAGATCTGGTTTTAAAGCTGGAGCATTAAAAGAAGGATTAGAAATTGCTAAAGGTGATTTTATAGCCATTTTTGATGCTGATTTTTTACCATCTGCCGATTGGCTTAAAAAAACAGTTATTTATTTTAAAGATGAAGAAATTGGTGTTGTTCAAACCCGTTGGGGACATATAAACCGAGACTATTCTACATTAACACGTATACAAGCTTTTGCTTTAGACGCTCACTTTACATTAGAACAAGTAGGGCGAAATGCTAAAGGTCACTTTATTAATTTTAATGGTACTGCTGGTATATGGCGTAAAGAATGTATTCTTGATGCTGGTAACTGGGAAGGTGATACTTTAACTGAAGATTTAGATTTAAGTTATAGAGCACAACTTAAAAACTGGAAGTTTAAATATTTAGAAGATGTTGAAACTCCTGCAGAGCTTCCTGTAGTAATTAGTGCTGCTCGTTCTCAACAATTTAGATGGAATAAAGGTGGTGCTGAAAACTTTAGAAAATCTGTAACTAGTGTTGTTTCTGCTAAACATATCCCATTTAAAACCAAATTCCATGGGGTTATGCACTTACTAAATAGCTCAATGTTTTTATGTGTATTTATTGTTGCTGTATTAAGTATTCCAATGTTATACATTAAAAATAGTTATGGCCATTTAGGGTGGATTTTTGAAGTTACAAGTTTCTTTATCGTAAGTACAGTTATATTATTTGTCTGCTATTGGTTTACCTACAAGAGTATTCAAGGTAGTGGTTTTGAAAATTTCATAGATTACATTAAAATATTTTTTACCTTTTTCTCAGTAGCATTAGGTTTTTCTTTACACAACTCTATTGCTGTACTTGAAGGCCATATGGGTAAAAGAAGTGAATTTGTTAGAACTCCAAAATTTAACCTCGACAACATTAAAAACAGTTGGAAAGGAAATAAATATTTAGCTAAAAAACTATCTCCAAATATGATTTTAGAGGCTGCTCTAATGGTTTATTTCTTATTTGGTATGTATAGCGCAATTCCTTTAAATGATTTTGGTTTATTCCCTTTTCATTTCATGCTATTTCTTGGTTTTGGCTTTGTATTCTTTAAATCATTGACAGCAAGAGCATAA